One region of Passer domesticus isolate bPasDom1 chromosome 19, bPasDom1.hap1, whole genome shotgun sequence genomic DNA includes:
- the LOC135283856 gene encoding E3 ubiquitin-protein ligase RBBP6-like isoform X3: MLETLSSGVDATTPPLAESSVIVKRVPARAAAPKLHQPLGKAYRNHNEPVRGTSKATPNLAEANAAEEDKIKAMMIQSCCYYEPLNDLKPPLGPGPSSSTSPVPRLKRSSGIPMSFMVEVKDPNTKGAMLTPSGKYAIPIINLKQHPQPRSPAGMEPPKKKVKKADKPA; encoded by the exons ATGTTGGAGACCTTGTCAAGTGGTGTAGATGCCACAACACCTCCACTAGCAGAGAGCTCAGTGATCGTGAAGAGGGTCCCAGCTCGAGCTGC agCTCCTAAATTGCACCAACCCCTAGGAAAGGCTTACAG GAACCACAATGAGCCAGTGAGGGGAACATCCAAGGCA ACCCCAAATCTGGCTGAGGCCAACGCTGCAGAGGAGGACAAGATCAAAGCCATGATGATCCAGTCCTGCTGTTACTATGAGCCCCTCAA TGACCTGAAGCCACCCTTGGGTCCTGGTCCATCATCATCTACCAGCCCCGTTCCCAGGCTTAAAAGGAGCTCAGGAATTCCCATGAGTTTTATGGTGGAGGTGAAGGACCCCAACACAAAGGGAGCAATGCTTACTCCCAGTGGGAAATATGCCATCCCAATTATTAATTT AAAACAACATCCACAGCCAAGGTCTCCAGCTGGAATGGAGCCtccaaagaaaaaagtgaagaagGCAGACAAGCCAGCTTAA
- the LOC135283856 gene encoding E3 ubiquitin-protein ligase RBBP6-like isoform X1: MLETLSSGVDATTPPLAESSVIVKRVPARAAAPKLHQPLGKAYRNHNEPVRGTSKAISDSSAPLSLAQLIKTPNLAEANAAEEDKIKAMMIQSCCYYEPLNDLKPPLGPGPSSSTSPVPRLKRSSGIPMSFMVEVKDPNTKGAMLTPSGKYAIPIINLKQHPQPRSPAGMEPPKKKVKKADKPA; this comes from the exons ATGTTGGAGACCTTGTCAAGTGGTGTAGATGCCACAACACCTCCACTAGCAGAGAGCTCAGTGATCGTGAAGAGGGTCCCAGCTCGAGCTGC agCTCCTAAATTGCACCAACCCCTAGGAAAGGCTTACAG GAACCACAATGAGCCAGTGAGGGGAACATCCAAGGCA ATTTCTGACTCTTCTGCCCCTCTTTCTCTGGCCCAGCTCATTAAG ACCCCAAATCTGGCTGAGGCCAACGCTGCAGAGGAGGACAAGATCAAAGCCATGATGATCCAGTCCTGCTGTTACTATGAGCCCCTCAA TGACCTGAAGCCACCCTTGGGTCCTGGTCCATCATCATCTACCAGCCCCGTTCCCAGGCTTAAAAGGAGCTCAGGAATTCCCATGAGTTTTATGGTGGAGGTGAAGGACCCCAACACAAAGGGAGCAATGCTTACTCCCAGTGGGAAATATGCCATCCCAATTATTAATTT AAAACAACATCCACAGCCAAGGTCTCCAGCTGGAATGGAGCCtccaaagaaaaaagtgaagaagGCAGACAAGCCAGCTTAA
- the SPACA6 gene encoding sperm acrosome membrane-associated protein 6 isoform X1, which yields MGWWPLALMLVLVPWHTRNPGLWLWVLMSCLPEINPCLLCFGPPLQRSRLCYYMTGAFVNEPTHKKCLQALVEAAKPLASVTVGSGQREELREIVMDALYSLEEQRGKKSLNKSLQEAVNTIWAKLSQLEKVPACIPPCGFQAAARVFQCATCRFVDCQLPLDCPVQDLWTYTDETIVLRCKVPFHVPPGVPITWMYAPNLRTQDMTLFKQLKGNPEKPFSLTIEEPAAGTVACFLGEQSKPIIRKFFYLNVSEGSVEEEKGLQAVFTSVLQWDDETPTHIPTMGLALGFGSMAFVLLLIASWQCLCVRQKCRRRGHQGTQEDSRSLDSLSGTVAHGSTRED from the exons ATGGGGTGGTGGCCTTTGGCCCTGATGCTGGTGTTAGTCCCCTGGCATACTAGAAACCCTGGCTTGTGGCTGTGGGTCTTGATGTCCTGTCTCCCTGAGATTAacccctgcctgctctgctttgggcctcctcttcagcgGTCACGGCTTTGCTATTACATGACTGGGGCCTTTGTCAACGAGCCCACACATAAAAAATGCCTTCAGGCCCTTGTTGAGGCTGCTAAACCACTTGCCTCCGTCACTGTCG GGTCAGGACAGCGTGAGGAGCTTCGGGAGATCGTCATGGATGCTCTGTATTCTTTAGAGGAGCAAAGGGGCAAGA AGTCCCTGAACAAGTCTTTGCAGGAAGCTGTCAACACAATCTGGGCAAAGCTGAGCCAGCTGGAGAAAG TTCCAGCCTGCATCCCACCCTGTG GATTCCAGGCAGCTGCCCGTGTCTTCCAGTGTGCTACCTGCCGCTTTGTGGACTGTCAGTTACCCCTGGACTGCCCAG TGCAGGACCTGTGGACCTACACAGATGAAACCATTGTGCTGCGCTGCAAGGTGCCTTTCCACGTCCCCCCCGGCGTGCCCATCACCTGGATGTATGCCCCAAAT ctgcgcACACAGGACATGACGCTGTTCAAGCAGCTGAAGGGGAATCCAGAGAAGCCCTTCAGCCTGACCATTGAGGAACCCGCTGCAGGAACTGTTGCCTGTTTCCTGGGGGAACAATCCAAGCCCATTATCCGCAAGTTCTTCTACCTCAATG TATCAGAGGGAAGCGTGGAGGAAGAGAAAGGACTCCAGGCTGTGTTCAcctctgtgctgcagtgggaTGATGAGACACCTACCCACATACCAACCatggggctggctctgggttTTGGCTCCATGGCATTCGTTCTGCTGCTGAT AGCCAGCTGGCAATGCCTCTGTGTCCGTCAGAAATGCCGCAGACGTGGACATCAGGGTACCCAAGAGGATTCCAGATCCCTGGATTCACTCTCGGGGACTGTAGCACATGGATCCACCCGAGAGGACTAA
- the LOC135283856 gene encoding E3 ubiquitin-protein ligase RBBP6-like isoform X6, giving the protein MLETLSSGVDATTPPLAESSVIVKRVPARAAAPKLHQPLGKAYRNHNEPVRGTSKAISDSSAPLSLAQLIKTPNLAEANAAEEDKIKAMMIQSCCYYEPLK; this is encoded by the exons ATGTTGGAGACCTTGTCAAGTGGTGTAGATGCCACAACACCTCCACTAGCAGAGAGCTCAGTGATCGTGAAGAGGGTCCCAGCTCGAGCTGC agCTCCTAAATTGCACCAACCCCTAGGAAAGGCTTACAG GAACCACAATGAGCCAGTGAGGGGAACATCCAAGGCA ATTTCTGACTCTTCTGCCCCTCTTTCTCTGGCCCAGCTCATTAAG ACCCCAAATCTGGCTGAGGCCAACGCTGCAGAGGAGGACAAGATCAAAGCCATGATGATCCAGTCCTGCTGTTACTATGAGCCCCTCAAGTAA
- the LOC135283856 gene encoding E3 ubiquitin-protein ligase RBBP6-like isoform X2 — protein sequence MLETLSSGVDATTPPLAESSVIVKRVPARAANHNEPVRGTSKAISDSSAPLSLAQLIKTPNLAEANAAEEDKIKAMMIQSCCYYEPLNDLKPPLGPGPSSSTSPVPRLKRSSGIPMSFMVEVKDPNTKGAMLTPSGKYAIPIINLKQHPQPRSPAGMEPPKKKVKKADKPA from the exons ATGTTGGAGACCTTGTCAAGTGGTGTAGATGCCACAACACCTCCACTAGCAGAGAGCTCAGTGATCGTGAAGAGGGTCCCAGCTCGAGCTGC GAACCACAATGAGCCAGTGAGGGGAACATCCAAGGCA ATTTCTGACTCTTCTGCCCCTCTTTCTCTGGCCCAGCTCATTAAG ACCCCAAATCTGGCTGAGGCCAACGCTGCAGAGGAGGACAAGATCAAAGCCATGATGATCCAGTCCTGCTGTTACTATGAGCCCCTCAA TGACCTGAAGCCACCCTTGGGTCCTGGTCCATCATCATCTACCAGCCCCGTTCCCAGGCTTAAAAGGAGCTCAGGAATTCCCATGAGTTTTATGGTGGAGGTGAAGGACCCCAACACAAAGGGAGCAATGCTTACTCCCAGTGGGAAATATGCCATCCCAATTATTAATTT AAAACAACATCCACAGCCAAGGTCTCCAGCTGGAATGGAGCCtccaaagaaaaaagtgaagaagGCAGACAAGCCAGCTTAA
- the LOC135283856 gene encoding E3 ubiquitin-protein ligase RBBP6-like isoform X5, translating to MLETLSSGVDATTPPLAESSVIVKRVPARAAAPKLHQPLGKAYRNHNEPVRGTSKATPNLAEANAAEEDKIKAMMIQSCCYYEPLKKQHPQPRSPAGMEPPKKKVKKADKPA from the exons ATGTTGGAGACCTTGTCAAGTGGTGTAGATGCCACAACACCTCCACTAGCAGAGAGCTCAGTGATCGTGAAGAGGGTCCCAGCTCGAGCTGC agCTCCTAAATTGCACCAACCCCTAGGAAAGGCTTACAG GAACCACAATGAGCCAGTGAGGGGAACATCCAAGGCA ACCCCAAATCTGGCTGAGGCCAACGCTGCAGAGGAGGACAAGATCAAAGCCATGATGATCCAGTCCTGCTGTTACTATGAGCCCCTCAA AAAACAACATCCACAGCCAAGGTCTCCAGCTGGAATGGAGCCtccaaagaaaaaagtgaagaagGCAGACAAGCCAGCTTAA
- the LOC135283743 gene encoding fibrinogen-like protein 1-like protein produces MAQCLLLLAFLLILAVPGHSVHTQSLNIFKKSPSNTSSSVLKRTTWPRDCSEVPAGSPSGVYIIQPSGLHPIRVYCEMSGADGGWTIIQRNQRDTDITWAESWSTYKHGFGNVRTEFWLGTEYIHQITRQKIYQVRFVIWDAANNMRFADYNLFSLDDESQGYRLRLGAHSGTAEDAMDSDNPRKVHNNMKFSTKDRDQDTYRGNCASRYGGGWWYSACYSVQLNVKGGLTWGSLCKGNCRASAILIKPTPYP; encoded by the exons ATGG CTCAGTGTCTTCTGCTCCTTGCTTTCCTGCTCATCTTGGCTGTACCAGGCCATTCTGTGCACACACAAAGCCTAAACATCTTTAAGAAATCTCCCTCCAACACTTCATCGAGTGTTCTGAAGCGAACCA CTTGGCCCAGGGACTGCAGTGAGGTTCCAGCTGGCAGCCCCAGTGGTGTCTACATCATCCAGCCCTCGGGACTGCACCCCATCAGGGTGTACTGCGAGATGAGCGGGGCAGACGGGGGCTGGACCATCATCCAGAGGAACCAGAGGGACACGGATATCACCTGGGCTGAGTCCTGGAGCACCTACAAGCACGGCTTCGGGAACGTGCGCACCGAGTTCTGGCTGGGCACCGAGTACATCCACCAGATCACCAGGCAGAAGATCTACCAGGTCAGGTTTGTCATCTGGGATGCTGCCAACAACATGAGGTTTGCAGACTACAACCTGTTCAGCCTGGATGATGAGTCCCAGGGCTACCGGCTCAGGCTGGGAGCGCACTCGGGGACAGCAGAGGATGCCATGGATTCTGACAACCCCAGGAAAGTGCACAACAACATGAAGTTCTCCACAAAGGATCGGGATCAGGACACTTACAGAGGGAACTGTGCCTCGCGCTATGGGGGCGGGTGGTGGTACTCAGCATGTTACTCTGTGCAGCTGAACGTCAAGGGGGGCCTGACGTGGGGCAGCCTGTGCAAGGGGaactgcagagcctcagccatccTCATCAAACCTACTCCATACCCCTAG
- the SPACA6 gene encoding sperm acrosome membrane-associated protein 6 isoform X2, which produces MGWWPLALMLVLVPWHTRNPGLWLWVLMSCLPEINPCLLCFGPPLQRSRLCYYMTGAFVNEPTHKKCLQALVEAAKPLASVTVGSGQREELREIVMDALYSLEEQRGKIPACIPPCGFQAAARVFQCATCRFVDCQLPLDCPVQDLWTYTDETIVLRCKVPFHVPPGVPITWMYAPNLRTQDMTLFKQLKGNPEKPFSLTIEEPAAGTVACFLGEQSKPIIRKFFYLNVSEGSVEEEKGLQAVFTSVLQWDDETPTHIPTMGLALGFGSMAFVLLLIASWQCLCVRQKCRRRGHQGTQEDSRSLDSLSGTVAHGSTRED; this is translated from the exons ATGGGGTGGTGGCCTTTGGCCCTGATGCTGGTGTTAGTCCCCTGGCATACTAGAAACCCTGGCTTGTGGCTGTGGGTCTTGATGTCCTGTCTCCCTGAGATTAacccctgcctgctctgctttgggcctcctcttcagcgGTCACGGCTTTGCTATTACATGACTGGGGCCTTTGTCAACGAGCCCACACATAAAAAATGCCTTCAGGCCCTTGTTGAGGCTGCTAAACCACTTGCCTCCGTCACTGTCG GGTCAGGACAGCGTGAGGAGCTTCGGGAGATCGTCATGGATGCTCTGTATTCTTTAGAGGAGCAAAGGGGCAAGA TTCCAGCCTGCATCCCACCCTGTG GATTCCAGGCAGCTGCCCGTGTCTTCCAGTGTGCTACCTGCCGCTTTGTGGACTGTCAGTTACCCCTGGACTGCCCAG TGCAGGACCTGTGGACCTACACAGATGAAACCATTGTGCTGCGCTGCAAGGTGCCTTTCCACGTCCCCCCCGGCGTGCCCATCACCTGGATGTATGCCCCAAAT ctgcgcACACAGGACATGACGCTGTTCAAGCAGCTGAAGGGGAATCCAGAGAAGCCCTTCAGCCTGACCATTGAGGAACCCGCTGCAGGAACTGTTGCCTGTTTCCTGGGGGAACAATCCAAGCCCATTATCCGCAAGTTCTTCTACCTCAATG TATCAGAGGGAAGCGTGGAGGAAGAGAAAGGACTCCAGGCTGTGTTCAcctctgtgctgcagtgggaTGATGAGACACCTACCCACATACCAACCatggggctggctctgggttTTGGCTCCATGGCATTCGTTCTGCTGCTGAT AGCCAGCTGGCAATGCCTCTGTGTCCGTCAGAAATGCCGCAGACGTGGACATCAGGGTACCCAAGAGGATTCCAGATCCCTGGATTCACTCTCGGGGACTGTAGCACATGGATCCACCCGAGAGGACTAA
- the LOC135283856 gene encoding E3 ubiquitin-protein ligase RBBP6-like isoform X4, with the protein MLETLSSGVDATTPPLAESSVIVKRVPARAAAPKLHQPLGKAYRNHNEPVRGTSKAISDSSAPLSLAQLIKTPNLAEANAAEEDKIKAMMIQSCCYYEPLKKQHPQPRSPAGMEPPKKKVKKADKPA; encoded by the exons ATGTTGGAGACCTTGTCAAGTGGTGTAGATGCCACAACACCTCCACTAGCAGAGAGCTCAGTGATCGTGAAGAGGGTCCCAGCTCGAGCTGC agCTCCTAAATTGCACCAACCCCTAGGAAAGGCTTACAG GAACCACAATGAGCCAGTGAGGGGAACATCCAAGGCA ATTTCTGACTCTTCTGCCCCTCTTTCTCTGGCCCAGCTCATTAAG ACCCCAAATCTGGCTGAGGCCAACGCTGCAGAGGAGGACAAGATCAAAGCCATGATGATCCAGTCCTGCTGTTACTATGAGCCCCTCAA AAAACAACATCCACAGCCAAGGTCTCCAGCTGGAATGGAGCCtccaaagaaaaaagtgaagaagGCAGACAAGCCAGCTTAA
- the LOC135283840 gene encoding glutamine-rich protein 2-like gives MATSLDTLSLSQMLDLAIGTPQKGSVHFAAMRKLLQAVLAHLDVQYLTSEEPWPGQLSGPSLADVATHMEKMKKEMEDCKKQMSELVHEVIVGIQAEVSHLSEDVRKMQKAQSYMSEEIKKIQEEDMALIQDLREEVDRIKTTQIRMEGDIKKLKETPALIKKMGEDLKKLREDAAKWKEESSKEISQQIEALRQETKHELQKMGEQVEMRYTMLEQVVIETINKVNEQLGDTGETGDLEDEQQEGNGDCSSCTFNIRACLGKLLQRCEKLQEQVESMESRQMAMGKCNKMMRKYVQEREQDQKRLHYVEATVVQMKGDCEKLSFVSGALQKDSEQKQKEIEMLFQFLEKLQKEKADQQDMLAAMDMKADKAALGSKVNCSQFDVTMERLDERMQELQSQISGQEQHWNNTQQQLSLVEEEKLDRLELKTFRNQMEETWNRNMDELENRLRRENAAGYKK, from the exons ATGGCAACAtctctggacacactcagcctctcccagatgctggatctcgccattgggacaccccagaagggatctgttcactttgcagccatgagaaaactgctgcaggctgtgctggcgCACCTGGACGTGCAGTACCTGACAAGTGAggagccatggccaggccagctgagtgGCCCCTCACTTGCTGATGTGGCCACTCACAtggaaaagatgaagaaagagatggaagactGCAAGAAACAGATGTCTGAG CTTGTTCATGAAGTGATTGTTGGGATACAGGCAGAAGTTTCCCACCTCTCAGAGGATGTTAGGAAGATGCAGAAGGCCCAG TCCTACATGTCAGAGGAAATTAAGAAGATCCAGGAggag GACATGGCTCTCATCCAGGATCTGCGTGAGGAGGTTGACAGGATAAAAACAACCCAGATCCGCATGGAAGGAGACATAAAGAAGCTTAAGGAGACTCCTGCCCTA ATTAAGAAGATGGGAGAGGACCTTAAAAAGCTGAGGGAGGATGCAGCCAAatggaaagaagagagcagcaAGGAGATCTCTCAGCAAATTGA ggctttgcggcaggagacaaagcatgagctgcagaagatgggagagcagGTGGAGATGAGGTAtaccatgctggagcaggtggtgATTGAGACAATTAACAAAGTCAATGAGCAG CTTGGTGATACAGGCGAAACTGGGGACCTAGAGGATGAGCAGCAAGAGGGGAATGGAGACTGCTCCAGTTGCACCTTCAACATCAGAGCGTGCTTGGGGAAGCTCCTCCAGCGCTGTGAGAAACTCCAGGAGCAGGTGGAATCCATGGAGTCACGGCAGATGGCCATGGGAAAATGCAACAAAATGATGAGGAAATATGTCCAG GAGCGGGAGCAAGACCAGAAGCGGCTGCACTACGTGGAGGCTACAGTTGTACAGATGAAGGGAGACTGTGAGAAGCTCAGCTTTGTTTCTGGGGCCCTGCAGAAAGACTCTgaacaaaagcagaaagaaatcgAG atgctgttccagTTTCTGGAGAaactgcagaaggagaaggcagatcagcaggacatgctggcagcaatggacatg aaggcggacaaagctgccttgggcagcaaaGTCAATTGCAGCCAGTTTGATGTCACTATGGAGCGTCTGGATGAGAGGATGCAGGAGTTGCAGAGCCAGatttcaggccaggagcagcactggaacaatacgcagcagcagctcagccttgtggaggaggagaag ctggatcGCCTGGAACTGAAGACTTTCCGTAACCAGATGGAGGAGAcctggaacaggaacatggaTGAGCTTGAGAATAGGCTGAGGCGTGAAAACGCTGCTGGGTAtaagaagtga